The genomic stretch CGAACAAACGTCTTCCTGCAACCAATTTATCCATACATTTATTACATCTATTCATATACTAATTTATACTATGTAACTCAACTGATTACCCCGGAGAAAGAAGCATAAGAACTGAGATTACATTCCCTGAAATGTAAAGTTCAAATACATATGTCAATCAATTCATAATCCTAAGTGAAAAAAAAGGAATTCTTAGAGATTTAATGGTGTTACCTATGACGCCGACGAAGAAAACAAGTGTGTCCATGTTTGAGTGAGACGTGAACAAAATGAGGAAAATATAGGTATATGTAGATGCGTATAAATAATGCAGCATTACTAGTGGTTTTGAGGTAAtgtttttttaaacaaaatatacCTCATTTTTTGCATTAAATTCTTTTTCAATATATACCATTTTATTTGGATTATGGTACTGTATGTCATTCACAAATTGTGTGGATATAACTTGACTACAAGTTTGGTGCATCTCATTTTCAGGTATATTGATACTAGATGTGGATCATATAATAGTCAAATAAGAGatataacaaaaatatatgATAGTGTAGCACAAATTAACATATgatctttatttaaaaattctTTTATACATGTAACATAAATATGATTGTATTAAAATAACAATGTACCACCAATGAGATCCCTTAAATTTAGGAGCAGATTCAATCTTAGTCTGCCACGTTGTAGGCTTGCTTGCCTGTGTATCGTAGATTGTTTGATTATCTTTGATTTCGTATCACATATTGCTTGGAATCATATGCCGAGTTATTTGTCTATGTATCGCAAATTGCTTGCCTAGGTTATCATTTTAACTATGGTGTCACGATAGTGCTCTGATTTTGTATCTCATTGCTTGGAATCTTGCTTGACTATGTATTATATATTGCAGATTACATGTGAGTCTTGCATGCACATATGTAAATTTCTGGGCTCCACATGTAAGTTTGAAAACATAGCAACTGATATGTAAACCTGAAATTCATTTTGTTGTTTGGCTGACATTAATTTTGTTCGTTGAATTAAACATCTTTATGGAAAACCTATATCAAGGACCTCCCCAACACCTCTTCAAAACTGGAGACAAGGATTAAGATTCAAGATTTTATCAACACATTAACAGCTCTTCTTTTCTAATGCTTTTTGCTTTCGACTTTTTAAAATTACGATTTTTTACCTGTTTATCCATTCATCTAACCTTCTTGGGAAAGATTTAAAGCTTCCTTTTATATTATAACTAAGCTAAATGCTCATGAGGAGTAGAAGACAATGGAAAAAAACTCTATTGTCCTCAAGTTTTCTTACATAGCTGCAGCAGCCTATCAACATAGGTTTGAGCCTTGCTGATAACCCCAACCTCCAACATTTCCCTGCTCACTTCTTTCCCAACCTCCACCACCCCAACCCCGACCCACGTAGTTTCCATCTCCCCAACCACCACCCTGCCGTATTCCACCATCCCAACCACTGCCTTGCTGCATTGCTCCCAAACCTCCCTTATCCCAACCCCCGCTGCTTTGCTGATTTCCTTCTCCCCAACCACCGCCCTGCTGAACGGCTCCCCATCCCCAACTGCTTTGCTGTTGCTGATTTCCCCTTCCCCAGCCTCCCCATCTGTTTTGCTCAGATACCCCCCAACCCCCACTACCTCTAGCTTCATATCCCGCTGCAGCTTGTTCCCAACCTGCTCCTGCACGCGTCACCTCCCACTGCTGACTATTTGTTGGAGTTCCACGTGCTGCTGTCCATCCCTCATCTGTCCGCATCCTCTTTGCCAACGAAGTCTCAACCAGCACAGCTTGCTCTACTTGCTTCCCCTTCCCTGACTGTCTTATCATGTGGGCTGTACTATTCTTATTGAGAAGACGCATTGATTTTTTCTCTCGTTTCccagttacttttctttttccaTGAGACTGGACATGAGGGAATTGTGCAGTCATATTGAAATTTGCAATAACTCTAGGAATTGAGGAAGGGATGCCATCAACCCCAAACAGAAGATCCTTGAGTTGAAGTCCAATCTGCCCCCCCATGAAGGAGGTGAGATGTTGAATAGATATCTCTATACAATTATAGATCTGTTTCACTTCTCCGGGTCCAACAGCCCGAGCAACATTCTGGGATATATCAGTAAAATCCTCTACCTGTGGAACTGGTACTCGTCATGTTGCATCAAAGATCATCAAATTTAGAGACAAAAGAAAAGTAGATATAGTAATTACACTGATACAGCCAACTTTAGAATTCCAAGTTTTGGATGTCCAAGAAGCAGTGCATGTGCTTGCACAGAGACCTTTCGCCCAAAGTATTTCAACCGAAGATAACTGCAAATTTAACAAAACCCATTACTGTTGATCCTCTCCCATcacaaaatgatataaaatggGTTTTAACTTTAAGGATTAGAAATAGGCATTTCTCTTAAAATTGATAAGTAACTGAGTACCTTGAGAAGTAGAGTGATGAAGAGCTCAGCCAAAGATTCCTTATTTCTTTTCccataatttacaaaattagGAATTGATTTTTCAACTGTTGCGGGATCAGTGCCATCTACGTGATAACCATTTAAAGGTCACTTAGTAAGTAGATATGAAAGAAAGTGGGGTTGAACTTACATTCACATGACGCGACTAAGCAATTATTAAAGACAATTACCAGCTCCCAAACTGTGCAGCAATTTAATCATGTACTTTATCCCAAAACACAAACTCAAAAGTAACTAACCTTTAAAGAGTGGTCTTATGCTACTGCTGGAGAAATTATATGAGAATAATTATACCCATGGATTTCCGGATTACATGAGGGCATGGATGTGAACATATGGAAACACACGGTTAAGTAACACCAGAATTATTTCTCCAGGGCCCAGGGGTACCACAGAACCAACATCTTAGTGATTTTGGTTTTCTTGTTTAAATAATCACTTCAACTTAATGTGTTTAGCTTTTAGTAATTTCctctattaattatttttttacttttgaaaATCTTGATAAGTTATTACTAAAGCATAATATTCTATGTGACTAATATCTTGGTAATTATATTATCCAtcccaaaatatattttttattgtaattatGTTACAATATGCAAATAAATAACAAGAGCATAACGAAgtaatattattaatgtttacAGTTTTTCCTAGTACTTATTTAGACCAAAACACAATTTTCAATTGGACAGAAGGTACTCCTTTCtaatgtttatatttatattaatgtacatatacaaataaattaagagaaataTCTTCTATTCATATTAATGTTTATATTTAGTTTGAATAActcaaactcaaaacaaatatttagaagCATGTGCCCACACCTTTGTAGTGTGGACAGAAAGGTGTCCTTTCTAAGAGAAATACATTCCATATTTAGAATAATACATGAATGATGAAGGAGAGAGAGATGATAATGCAAGGAAAATGTATGCCGAAGATAGGGATGGTGACAAGAATACAACACTGGAGGCTATGGCTACCTTGTACACTGAAGAATGTGAAAGAAACAAGTTCGGTGCAGGATATCTACCTTTGAATATGGCAGAAAATGGAGGAAGAATAGGAGGAGTCCGAGTCTGTGGGAATAGGAAGACCATGGAATAAGGAAGACAGAATAAACTTCAGTATATAAAGATGTATTGTACTATAAAGGACGAAAGGAAATTAATAATGGCGAAACCCCAGAAGATCATTTCAGGCAAAAAGAGAAGCTAAACCAGCAGTGAGGCGTCGGTTAAGGAATGCCACAAGTCATAGCTCAGTGTCAAACCAAAGAGCAGTAATAGTTTATTCTACAATATGATATTGCAAGAAAAATACTAACTTAGAAAATAAATCACGGGTAAAGCTAACAATCATTTTCTTGAGAAAAACAGAAAAGTACCTAATTGGCCCAATTTTGGTTTTCAACGAGCTTTATAAAACGTTTAATAACAAtcccattattttatttcatagcAAAAATAGACACTCTCAAATTTCACCGACTGGAAATTGGAAAAATATTATGGAATAATTTTTCAAGATCAACCGTTTGTTTTATTGGGATTTCTGACACTTCAAGAATAAAAAGATTATTTCACAGCATTTTTCTGGTTAATGGATTCTTTAGGAAAATCTATTCCGCTACAAATAATGTGTCTAAAACAAAAATCGAGTAAAATTTGGCAACTTTTTTGGGGAATTAATATTTGCACCGTTTTAAGTTTGCTGAGTTCACTTAAAATGAAAACAGTTAGCCAAAATTCACTGTTCATTAATCAAACCTACACAGCCCAACAGTTCCATTGCCCAAACACAGCCCAACAGTTCCATTGCCCAAAGCCAActcgaaaaattaaaaactgaAGATCCTTATCATTCTTCTTCTACCAGTCCCATTATATCGATAAACCACTAAGCCTATAAGATTGTTTTAACACATCTTCTCCTTAATCTGCCTTTTTAATTGTTAGTCTGCAATAGGCCTGACAAGTCAGATATCACAAGAATTTTGACTGCAAAGGCATTTaacgaaaaaaaataagaaagcgaagagaggaaaaagttaGGAAGAAGAAACAAAGAAAGACGGAAAGATGAAAGGGGGATAAGATATTGGCTAAAGAACTGAGTGAGCTTGTGAAAGGTTATGCTATGTTTTCCACTTACATCTATCCACATCTATATATCCGATACTGTGTATAGTCATTTTAAGGCATGTCTATTACAGGTGATGTTCAATGTTCGTCTCTAAAACAGATTTAACTGATACTTTTCATTAAAATGAAGACAGCTTAAGAAACACGTCCAGGCCAAGCATGGACCCAAAAGGGAATTAGCCTGTAAGCCTGTAACAACTGAACCCCCAaccaacaagaaaaagaaaaatgacaaTAAGAACAAACCATAAAGCAAGAAACATGACAAATTGCAACGACAGATATAATATAGGCATGGAATGAGCATCAAAAAACAATACCTGTAAATGAAATGCAACCAAGAGAATTATGGAGAGAGAATTAAGGGTTTTATCTTTTGAACTGTTGATGTTGTATGCTTTAGCCCAAGTCTTCATCTGTGAGGCAGATAAGTTGATGTTTATTAGAGTTTAGAACATGCAATAGAAAATTTATTACTAGTTAACAACAAAAATATGCCACGTAAGTTGTAACAATCCTCAGTTACTCTCTGTAGGAAAGGCtagaaaatgcatatatattgATCTTCTAAAACTAGAATTGGAAAGTCAACTGTCACAAGCTAAATTGGAGGAGACATCAGCTCTAGCAAGACTCGTTCCTTAATCCTTTAAAATTATTGACACGCATAATTTTCATGTGTAGCGCAATGACCACCTTCACGCCCATCACCTCTCATTCTTTTTATCCATTTCTGTACCACCAAATTCATTACCATGCCTTTCAAATCAATTACCacatataattcaattccaGTGCCAGAAGGGCATCACAAACCCACAAGACTTTGAACAGGGAAATAAGCCAGTGTTAGAGTGGCACTGGCAACAAAATATCAGAAGTTCATTTCCAATGAACAATTAAAGATCTAAAAGTAGCTAACAGTCAATAAACTAATAAACTGAGTACAAACTGACTATATGAGTCTTAGTTGTTAGCAGTGCTCCACGAAAACCTAGAAGATCCTTCACAATTTAAACTGGTATATGAGATGACCCTAATGATTGGTAAGAATTTAGGTCTGCGGTCATAATTATCAAGAGCTGATTCAGAACTCGGCatagtaaaaaaatacatatccACCGTAATAAGATTACAAAGCACATTTCTACGAAATTGCCATCACATTGTCCAACCCAAAAATAGCAAACAAAAATGGAATGGTCTGTACTGTAAAGGTCAAATATGGATAACTAAAGGCTGAAATGGTAAATGGCAtaataaaacatactaacaAAGAGTTGGAGATGATGTCTCACCAAAAAGCTAAGCTTTTTAAACCTTTCATCAATGGATGAGATCATCCAAATAATCTGTGATTTTGAAATCCCATCTCTATTTTCGACTGATATATCACACTCAACTCCAGTTCCACGGTCAACACATTTCAGAATGGGTACCTTTGCAGTAGTGATAGGAAGGACACCGGAAACATGCCCCATACCTAAAGAAGAAATATGCCCCATACTATTTGAATTTTACACAAGAATAGTTTTGGCAGGCAAAGGTCACATAAGAGTGAAAATGTAAAAATGTATCCAAATTGAACTTGGTAAAGTTCAAGGATACTCAAGTTCCTTCAAGTTGGTTTTGCAataaaaaagtactccctccgttccacagtaatagagacatttcattttgagcactcgttttggaaaaatgataataaatggttaaagtagagaaatagtaaagtaagatagagaataggGTAGCTAATACTCTTCTCTACactattctctatcttactttactctttctatactttaaccatttattatcattttttcaaaacgagtgctcaaaatgaaatgcctctattactgtggaacggagggagtacatatcgGTTGTCCTTTGAAAACTGTGTTCTACTTTTTTTTAAGGTTAAATTAGACTAGAATCTTTTCTAAGTTAGCAAGATAGCAAGAAATATATTCCGAAATacaatgaaatattaaaattgtAAGAATAAGTAAAAATGTGAACTGGAAATTATACTCTGTATAGCATACAGCTTTCTTGCAAACTTTCTCAAAGTCTGGATCTTCTTTTCACGCGGAAAATTAACTCCACCGGTGCTAAAATTTACTGAGAGGTCCAGATCACTTGTAGTGCTGAAAAGATCCATTACAAAAGAACCAAATTCCACAACTATGGGAATGTCCTTTGAGGTGCCTGAAAAGACAAACATTAACAAGAAATATCAACATAATTCATATACATTCATTTGACATCTTGAAAGAGAACAAGTAGATAGTATTGAACTACACTACCAAGTTCATGGTTCAATTTGAAAGGAGAATACATGACCCTAGCTTCTTCCAGAAAATAACACAAAtgataacaaaatcaaattatttccaGAAGCGCTGTAAGGCAATGAAATCCCATAAAGGCAGAGAGGTTACCATAAAGTTCCTTTGCTATCTCATTGAAGACGCGAATTAATTCTTTTCGAGCTTCATAATCAGTTTGCTTTGGGCGCCGATTGACATAAACATCTTGAAGCAGGGTGTCAAGGGAAGATACTCCTTCCTTAGTTACTTTAATAGCCTGCAATTTCTTCAGTTCAAACTTTTCTGCCTTCTTCTGTAGAACTGTAACACAATCATAACAAAGTGTGAGAGGTAGAACGTGCATAGCATTATTATACTAGTAGCTTATCACTCCGAGGTAGAAAAATATGTTCTATTCAGTAACTTGCTGCTTGAACTGGCGAGGTCCAAAAGCTAATTGTCTTGGGCAACAGAAAAGAACCAATGGTTCGTGTCCAAATCTGTTAGCTATGAGAAAAGAAGGAAACGTTCATGTTATCTCCATCTAAATGTGTCAAGGCTACAAGTTTCAACTCTCAAGTACTGTGGCCAGAGGAGTAAGAAATTTGCAATAAGCAATCTTATATTCGAATGGAAGACCTTGCCCCTCTACCTTATATTCTACTTCCAGTAAATTAAAGCTTGTcgacacacacactcacacataCCAAAAAAATGCACACACAATTTCTAATTTGAACGACTTAACTCAAAAACAGAAATTTCCTAAAAATGTGTCCGGTTCAGTAGTGCAACTCCAAATTCTGCATAGAAATATGCCCCCATACACAAATAGAATACTATCAAGCAAAAACCCTCAAAGACATGTGGCGTCTAAAAATCTATTCACTACAGCATCCATACCTGTCTTCTGCAGTATAATACATGATGATTTACAAGCaaaattcacataaaaataGAATCGATCACAGCAAACaacataaaattaacatgcCCCACATGCCAATAATGTTTGTGAAAATCGCACCTTTCGAGCGCAACGCCATTGCCCAACAACAAAATCTGGATTTTTAAGAGCAACGCCAAGTCAGAAGAAGCATGAGATAAATTTATGATGGTTTgtatttcaattcaatttattcATGGGTGGATGGATTGAGCGGTGGAGAAGATGGATGGGCGTGGAGTCCTAAAATCCATTCCTGCAACGTTGTAGCTTCAATATGGAGTACACTACATATTCCTCGACTCTCTAATTTCAGTATCCAATTAAATTTAACGGTAAATTTTTTAATCAGATTCCATTTTACGGTGCACAATATTTCCAGACGCATCAATCGACTCATAGTAataatttcttcatttttttatcaaatttatatACGTACTCCATTTTCTAAGAgccaaaatataataataaaatttattaaaaaaattataaaatttaagaaattgaaatAGTAAAAATTTAAAGCAACTATGGTCTTCTTGTATTTGTATAACATTTTCTTCGAgcaaaattctaaaaaaaaatgGACTATTTTTCTTTAGCTATTGTTTCACATGTTATATGCATTTTGCAATTGTCAACTAATTACTCATTTGAAAATTGCATTTGCAAACTAGCTGCGGGGCCTCAGGAAGTGTTATCTTTTATGTTTAAGAGTTTGCCCACCTTGGAAACGAGagtgattttcttttttagtaaaaattaactcatttcttctcacttatatttttttatctctttacatttttcatttattacttATAGAACAGAAGGAGTATATCTTTTTGAACATGGAAATATAAACAAAGTTACACTCGTTCCATGTAGGATCAACAATTCATTGGTTGAAGGAGATAGTATTTTTcactaaaaacaaaaaaaaggtgATTGTTAGAGTGAAGATTGATAGATAGTCATAAATATATACAAAGGTTAGATGCATATGTTGGAGTGCGGTTATACAAgaaaaacaaagtgcgattagaATGGAGGAAAAGTAGAATGGCAGAGATATCATCCATGGCAATCCCCTTTCTCTTCCGCTTCGCACGAGCACGCTTCCCAGACTTCTCCCTTTCTGTCCCTACCACGATTTCCACTGCTTCTTCGTTCGATATAACATCCCAAACCTTCAATTCGTCAATTAAGTTGATTCATCAACCCATAATTAAACaaacattttaatttaaaacctatatatatatatatatatatatatatatatatatatataggtgtattcatttccttttttatcttttgttctattgttctttttaatttcagtcccacgattttatcatccgtcggttagattgatgtcatgtgtcatttaataatgcagatttttagttgaataatgcacaccgactaataatgcatcattatagtgtaataatgcagattttcagttgaataatgcacaccgactaataatgcaccattatagtgtaataatgcagatcatcacaaccatccaattcaaggatccaagtgttgtgattaaaaagaagctaggggagcgttattctccttttcacatcttagatcctttttccttcttaatattacgcgttagatctaaggcatcaacggatcagattgattctataaaactggttctgtgttgcattatagaaggtggttgtatgcattacagggttattattgacatttgacggaaaagtaactgccacattttggtatctgcgaataatgcaccacatggtcacgagtaatgcatataattgactatataatgcacaatatgtgaactgcaatgcatacgaataagatgtaccatgttatgatgtttggacacacgtttcttgtttcccctaagggtttaataagcttaggggctagggtatagtacgtagacacgtatgtaatcttcacatggtaacgagtaatggatataattgactatataatgcacaatttgtgaactgcaatgcatacgaacaagatgtgctgtgttatgatgtttgacacacgtttcttgtttcccctaagggtttaataagcttaggggctagggtatagtacgtacgcattaataacaaattataaaacgatacgaataattcaccaaattgtcacgagtaatggatgttattaactatataatgcacaatatgtgaactgcaatgcatacgaataagatgtaccatgttatgatgtttgacacacgtttcttgtttcccctaagggtttaataagcttaggggctagggtatagtacgtagacattactaacaaattgttgttattggaatatacgtatgtgcattatttggtttaggtagtgcattatgtagctgttaattgtcattatctcagtatattatgcattactagaggtattgtgtatatgggttaatcaacgaattgaagattacatacgtgcatttagtaatgtctataCCCTAGCcactaagcttattaaacccttaggggaaacaagaaacgtgtgtcaaacatcataacatggtacatcttattcgtatgcattgtagttcacatattgtgcattatatagttaatatcatccattactcgtgacaatttggtgaattattcgtatcgttttataatttgttattaatgcgtacgtactataccctagcccctaagcttattaaacccttaggggaaacaagaaacgtgtgtcaaacatcataacacagcacaacttgttcgtatgcattgcagttcacaaattgtgcattatatagtcaaatatatctattactcgttaccatgtaaagattacatacatgtctacgtactataccctagcccctaagcttattaaacccttaggggaaacaagaaacgtgtgtcaaatatcataacacaacacatcttgttcgtatgcattgcagttcacatattgtgcattatatagacaattatatgcattactcgtgaccatgtggtgcattattcgtagcggtttcaagccattattagattactattgtaccctcataatgcataaaataggacaaataatgcaacacgggattaattacccaatgttgatcttgaccgtccatttctctaatctaatggctgatattaagaaggaaaaaggaggaaatataggaaaaggaaatgaatacaaccctatatatatatatatatatagggatgtattcattttctttttgtatcttttgttctttgttctttttaatctcaaccccacgattttgtcatccgacagttagattggtgccacgtttcatttaataatgcagattttcagttgaataatgcacaccgacttataatgcaccattatagtgtaataatgcagattttcagttgaataatgcacaccaactaataatgcaccattatagtgtaataatgcagatcatctggaccgttgatgaatgagatctaacggcttatattaagaagaataaaggatctaagggatgaataggagaataacgctccactatatatatatatatatatatatatatatatatatatatatatatagggttgttttatataccaaactaaTTTTAAACGCTAAACATCAAACACATCTTTATAAAACAACGCGAAGttcattacaattttatttgtagttcattatatggaattcaaagatttaaaaacaatgacatcatctaGCATAATATAAAGATCTGAAGTTtattataagtttgttattagttcattataatgaacttcaggtTGTCTtgtaatgatgttgttcggcgtttaaggtttaagactagtttggtattgatcacagtccatatatatatttatatatatataggatagtgatcaagatataactaatcttaagtgtataactagagaacaaatctcagccacacatcttaatggaacaaatattatttattttaattattgaaaatatgctgagggtattttaggaaattacaatatgaaatttaaaccTCCCCCATCTTCTTCACGCTGGTTGAGTG from Salvia splendens isolate huo1 chromosome 4, SspV2, whole genome shotgun sequence encodes the following:
- the LOC121798817 gene encoding protein HESO1-like, with the translated sequence MALRSKVLQKKAEKFELKKLQAIKVTKEGVSSLDTLLQDVYVNRRPKQTDYEARKELIRVFNEIAKELYGTSKDIPIVVEFGSFVMDLFSTTSDLDLSVNFSTGGVNFPREKKIQTLRKFARKLYAIQSMGHVSGVLPITTAKVPILKCVDRGTGVECDISVENRDGISKSQIIWMISSIDERFKKLSFLMKTWAKAYNINSSKDKTLNSLSIILLVAFHLQTRTPPILPPFSAIFKDGTDPATVEKSIPNFVNYGKRNKESLAELFITLLLKLSSVEILWAKGLCASTCTASWTSKTWNSKVGCISVEDFTDISQNVARAVGPGEVKQIYNCIEISIQHLTSFMGGQIGLQLKDLLFGVDGIPSSIPRVIANFNMTAQFPHVQSHGKRKVTGKREKKSMRLLNKNSTAHMIRQSGKGKQVEQAVLVETSLAKRMRTDEGWTAARGTPTNSQQWEVTRAGAGWEQAAAGYEARGSGGWGVSEQNRWGGWGRGNQQQQSSWGWGAVQQGGGWGEGNQQSSGGWDKGGLGAMQQGSGWDGGIRQGGGWGDGNYVGRGWGGGGWERSEQGNVGGWGYQQGSNLC